From Deferrisoma camini S3R1, the proteins below share one genomic window:
- a CDS encoding pyridoxal-dependent decarboxylase, exosortase A system-associated — protein sequence MEHKALSSILRYFAVRDGRLLIGGRTCAEIAAEVGTPFYAYDLGVARKKYERLRAALPDEVEIHYAVKANPHPEIVRFFRDLGCGFDVASAGELRVVLDAGANPAAVGFAGPGKREFEIREACRAGIGSLNVESEAELELADRIAGEEGRRLRVAIRVNPAYELVGSGMKMGGGPKPFGIDQENVPRLLARFPEWPNLGFAGFHIFAGSQNLRAEAIVAAFEGALSAVASFLPHCPNAPELVNLGGGFGIPHYAADNELDIEAVGAGLGELLERHRPEMPRTRLVVETGRYLVGECGVYVCRVLYRKESRGQVFLVLDGGLHHNQAACGNFGQVIKRNFPICAPEKIGGEPVEEVNLVGPLCTPLDRLGSKVEMPRLDAGALVAVMVAGAYGFTASPRSFLGHPEPGEAVVEPPRRQGRQG from the coding sequence CGGCCGCACCTGTGCCGAGATCGCCGCCGAGGTGGGCACCCCGTTCTACGCCTACGACCTGGGTGTGGCCCGAAAGAAGTACGAAAGGCTCCGGGCCGCCCTGCCCGACGAGGTGGAGATCCACTACGCCGTCAAGGCCAACCCCCACCCGGAGATCGTGCGGTTCTTCCGCGACCTCGGCTGCGGGTTCGACGTGGCCTCGGCCGGAGAGCTTCGGGTGGTTCTGGACGCCGGCGCGAATCCCGCCGCGGTGGGGTTCGCCGGGCCGGGCAAGCGGGAGTTCGAGATCCGGGAGGCCTGCCGCGCCGGCATCGGCAGCCTGAACGTCGAGAGCGAGGCCGAGCTGGAGCTCGCCGACCGGATCGCCGGCGAGGAAGGCCGCAGATTGCGGGTGGCCATCCGGGTGAACCCGGCCTACGAGCTGGTGGGCTCGGGCATGAAGATGGGCGGCGGCCCCAAGCCCTTCGGCATCGACCAGGAAAATGTGCCCCGGCTCCTCGCGCGGTTCCCCGAGTGGCCGAACCTCGGGTTCGCGGGGTTCCACATCTTCGCCGGCTCCCAGAACCTCAGGGCCGAAGCCATCGTGGCCGCTTTCGAGGGCGCGCTTTCCGCGGTGGCCTCGTTCCTCCCCCACTGCCCCAACGCGCCCGAGCTCGTGAACTTGGGCGGCGGCTTCGGCATCCCCCACTACGCGGCCGATAACGAGCTCGACATCGAGGCCGTGGGGGCTGGGCTGGGAGAGCTCCTGGAAAGGCATCGCCCGGAAATGCCCCGCACCCGGCTCGTGGTGGAGACCGGCCGGTACCTGGTGGGGGAGTGCGGCGTTTACGTTTGCCGGGTGCTGTACCGAAAGGAGTCCAGGGGCCAGGTGTTCCTGGTCCTCGACGGCGGCCTGCACCACAACCAGGCCGCGTGTGGGAACTTCGGCCAGGTGATCAAGCGGAACTTCCCGATCTGTGCCCCTGAGAAGATCGGCGGGGAACCCGTGGAGGAGGTGAACCTCGTGGGCCCCCTGTGCACGCCCCTGGACCGGCTGGGGAGCAAGGTGGAGATGCCCAGGTTGGACGCTGGAGCCCTGGTGGCGGTGATGGTTGCCGGGGCGTACGGGTTTACGGCGAGCCCGAGATCGTTCCTGGGCCATCCCGAGCCTGGGGAGGCCGTTGTGGAACCGCCAAGACGCCAAGGGCGCCAGGGTTGA